One region of Vulgatibacter sp. genomic DNA includes:
- a CDS encoding metallophosphoesterase, with protein MSSPQRPTRVVVISDLHLGGGERPMMSRPERLVRFLATLPDRLAADESLHLVVAGDMVDFLATEPWRPFTADPVEAVAKLESTARDRRFAPIFAELAKLAAAGTPIDVLLGNHDLEEALPQVGEALLRILGAGPRQVVLHPDGRAFRLGGLLVEHGNRYDGANANDLEDLRAIASALSRFETPSHHFDPSPGSRLVAEVLNPIKRRYPFVDLLKPQGELTALLLFAFEPSLARHVEHIASILRGARLHGADRRSTRHARSQIEHHDDELAAAFGQSYATLRAPHGHVPLHDWLDLVVERDHSGIAARLERGEPVPHHQLQAIRLALHRLLLDDRSAAPDGPVGHQGEEAARILAASGGVIETVVMGHTHLARHVGPADRAGYVNTGTWADVVRVPKAAMEDDGALQAFLLELHEDRRPEVPATYADVRLGRDGAVEQARLASFV; from the coding sequence GTGAGCTCTCCGCAGCGACCGACGCGGGTGGTGGTGATCTCCGATCTGCACCTCGGCGGGGGCGAGCGGCCGATGATGTCGCGCCCCGAGCGCCTGGTGCGCTTCCTCGCCACGCTCCCCGATCGCCTCGCCGCCGACGAGTCGCTCCACCTCGTGGTCGCCGGCGACATGGTCGACTTCCTGGCGACGGAGCCCTGGCGCCCGTTCACCGCCGATCCGGTCGAGGCGGTGGCGAAGCTCGAGTCCACCGCGCGCGACCGCCGCTTCGCCCCGATCTTCGCCGAGCTGGCGAAGCTGGCTGCCGCAGGCACGCCCATCGACGTGCTCCTCGGAAACCACGACCTCGAGGAGGCGCTGCCGCAGGTCGGCGAAGCCCTGCTGCGGATCCTCGGCGCAGGGCCGCGGCAGGTGGTGCTCCATCCGGACGGCAGGGCGTTCCGGCTCGGCGGCCTGCTGGTGGAGCACGGCAACCGCTACGACGGCGCCAACGCCAACGACCTCGAGGACCTCCGGGCGATCGCTTCGGCGCTCTCCCGCTTCGAGACCCCTTCGCACCACTTCGACCCCTCGCCGGGCAGCCGCCTCGTCGCCGAGGTGCTCAACCCGATCAAGAGGCGCTACCCCTTCGTCGATCTGCTCAAGCCGCAGGGCGAACTCACCGCGCTCCTCCTCTTCGCCTTCGAGCCCTCGCTCGCGCGGCACGTGGAGCACATCGCGTCGATCCTGCGGGGCGCCCGCCTGCACGGCGCCGACCGGCGCTCCACCCGCCACGCCCGCAGCCAGATCGAGCACCACGACGACGAGCTCGCCGCGGCCTTCGGTCAGAGCTACGCCACGCTGCGCGCGCCCCACGGCCACGTGCCGCTCCACGACTGGCTCGATCTCGTCGTCGAACGCGACCACAGCGGCATCGCCGCCCGCCTCGAGCGCGGCGAGCCCGTCCCGCACCACCAGCTGCAGGCGATCCGCCTCGCGCTCCACCGGCTCCTCCTCGACGATCGCTCCGCTGCGCCCGACGGGCCGGTGGGCCACCAGGGCGAGGAGGCGGCGCGGATCCTCGCCGCGAGCGGCGGCGTGATCGAGACGGTGGTGATGGGACATACGCACCTTGCCCGCCACGTCGGCCCCGCAGACCGCGCCGGCTACGTCAACACCGGCACCTGGGCGGACGTGGTGCGGGTGCCGAAGGCGGCGATGGAGGACGATGGAGCGCTGCAGGCCTTCCTGCTCGAACTGCACGAGGACCGCAGGCCCGAGGTGCCGGCGACGTATGCCGACGTGCGCCTCGGCAGGGACGGTGCGGTGGAGCAGGCCCGGCTGGCCTCCTTCGTCTGA